Proteins from a genomic interval of Sporolactobacillus sp. Y61:
- a CDS encoding putative holin-like toxin has translation MTVFQALTLMISFAVLVLMLSNKKK, from the coding sequence ATGACAGTATTTCAAGCATTAACATTGATGATTAGTTTTGCAGTGCTGGTGCTGATGCTGTCAAATAAAAAGAAATGA
- a CDS encoding cytochrome C biogenesis protein produces the protein MWIRLPWYNFTGIQVRNKLNEAGVLTVGKYDNVISYSKVKGYWRPLEGANPYDGVIGQITSGTECKMEFRCHLKEVAFVKSIIKEVHPYEEPIINIIPSL, from the coding sequence ATGTGGATTCGCCTGCCTTGGTATAATTTCACGGGAATTCAGGTTAGAAATAAATTGAATGAAGCTGGAGTTCTTACAGTTGGGAAGTATGACAATGTTATATCATATTCAAAAGTAAAGGGATATTGGCGACCATTAGAGGGGGCTAATCCATATGACGGCGTAATTGGTCAAATAACCTCGGGAACCGAGTGCAAAATGGAGTTTAGATGTCATCTTAAAGAAGTGGCTTTTGTTAAAAGTATAATCAAAGAAGTTCATCCATACGAAGAGCCAATCATTAATATAATTCCTTCGTTATGA
- a CDS encoding IS1634 family transposase, translated as MSLVHLKNKKNGVTYVYESVGYWDKEKKQTRNHRKCIGKLDPKTGKLIPSKKYTEGLKDLLNQKKKKRGPVPSVTYQRRFYGATYLFDAIGAKLGITEDLARCFPKSYQQILSLAYYLVLEDRNPMSRFPRWAKTHVHPYGKNMPSQRSSELFGSITENAKHHFFILQSKRRIHEEYLAYDTTSVSSYSKALKQVRYGKNKDHDPLPQINLALLYGETSGLPVAYRKLPGNISDVKTIRTLLADVDFLKQKKVKVVMDRGFYSEKNINAFYQDHVKFLMGVRVSLKFVRQKLNAVRQSMITRAHYASDCNLYYQSFLTDWDYTEVKKRSGQIITGKKRLYLHLFYNDQKATDDKMAFNKLLDRLEEELQSGRREPEHEKLYSRYYEWKETPVRGLSLTPKNEAIAKAERDFGYFALISNGIKDPIEALEVYRTKDLIEKAFGNLKERLNLRRTSVSSEENLEGKLFVQFIALFYLSYIKKAMSDHHLFKQYTIQELLDELDVIEQYSQPGGHTHLGELTKKQTNLYQYLDVDSPALV; from the coding sequence ATGTCGCTGGTTCATTTGAAAAACAAGAAGAATGGTGTGACCTATGTATATGAATCCGTTGGATATTGGGACAAGGAGAAAAAACAGACACGAAACCATCGGAAATGTATTGGTAAACTGGATCCGAAAACTGGGAAACTGATTCCATCTAAAAAGTATACCGAAGGTCTGAAAGACCTTCTGAACCAGAAAAAGAAGAAACGGGGACCGGTTCCGTCAGTTACTTATCAGCGTCGTTTCTACGGGGCAACTTACCTGTTTGACGCCATCGGCGCCAAGCTTGGAATCACAGAAGATCTGGCGCGATGCTTTCCAAAGTCCTATCAGCAGATTCTTTCGCTGGCTTATTATCTGGTGCTGGAAGATCGCAATCCGATGAGTCGTTTTCCCCGCTGGGCGAAAACCCATGTGCATCCCTATGGTAAAAATATGCCCTCTCAGAGGAGCAGTGAACTGTTTGGCTCAATCACGGAAAATGCCAAACACCATTTCTTTATTCTCCAGAGCAAACGGCGTATCCATGAAGAGTATCTGGCTTATGACACCACCTCCGTTTCATCCTATTCCAAAGCACTGAAGCAAGTCCGCTACGGTAAGAATAAGGATCATGATCCGCTGCCGCAGATTAACCTGGCGCTCCTTTATGGAGAGACCTCCGGTCTGCCGGTGGCTTATCGTAAACTGCCGGGGAATATTTCTGATGTCAAAACCATACGGACACTGCTCGCTGATGTGGACTTTCTCAAACAGAAGAAAGTGAAAGTGGTCATGGACCGTGGCTTTTACAGTGAGAAGAATATTAATGCTTTTTATCAGGATCATGTCAAATTCTTGATGGGTGTCCGAGTGTCACTGAAATTCGTTCGTCAAAAGTTAAACGCTGTCCGTCAGAGCATGATTACCCGTGCTCATTATGCTTCCGACTGCAATCTCTATTATCAATCTTTCCTGACCGACTGGGACTATACCGAGGTCAAAAAGCGATCCGGGCAAATCATCACTGGCAAGAAAAGGCTGTACCTTCATCTTTTCTATAATGACCAAAAGGCAACCGACGATAAGATGGCGTTCAATAAACTGTTGGACCGTCTGGAAGAAGAGCTGCAGTCCGGCAGGAGAGAACCTGAACATGAAAAGCTATATTCACGTTACTACGAATGGAAGGAAACGCCCGTAAGGGGGCTCTCCCTGACGCCAAAAAACGAAGCCATAGCTAAAGCAGAAAGGGACTTTGGTTATTTCGCACTGATTTCTAATGGAATCAAAGATCCCATTGAGGCACTGGAAGTTTATCGAACAAAGGATCTGATCGAGAAAGCCTTCGGTAATTTAAAGGAACGACTGAACCTGCGTCGGACTTCTGTTTCCTCTGAGGAAAATCTGGAAGGCAAACTTTTCGTCCAGTTCATTGCCCTGTTCTATCTTTCGTACATAAAAAAGGCCATGAGCGATCATCATCTGTTCAAACAGTACACCATTCAGGAACTTCTGGATGAACTGGACGTAATCGAACAGTACAGTCAACCCGGTGGTCACACCCATTTGGGTGAGTTGACAAAGAAACAGACGAATCTTTATCAATACCTTGATGTGGATTCGCCTGCCTTGGTATAA